The nucleotide window aaaaatttaggCACATATTGAATCATGAAAACAATGGGGAAAAAGGTCACCTCTAACATGTTTGATGATGATGTGTCATCTACCCTTTCTCTGTGATGCAGCCACCACTTTCCTTTTTATCTGGAGAAAGGGAAAGGTGGCAGTAGTGAAGACCCCAATAAATGCATCACTGGATTGCAATGGCAAAGTGTTGGCAGTGTTGAGAACTTGTGGTTATGTACTGCAAGTTTCCCCACCTTTCTTAATTCCATGTTTGTTCTGTTAAGTGAAATTTACATCCGCTGTGCTTGGGAAGTTATGTGTGAACCATTTTATGATATCTAACACCACAAAAGGTTGATGCAGTCATTGTAGTGctccattttatgtgattttatTTCAACAATCCGGGATTCTGTATATCATGCATTCTAGTGATTGTCATTCAGGAACAGATTACAAGTTACAGTTCCTTCAACCTTAGTTTATTTTGTACTATATTGAGTTTATATTAGTCGAGAAGGTTCTAGGTTTTTAGGTCTTTTATTGGAATCTAAGTTGATTATTTGCTTGTAGTTTCTGTCATGAAACTGAATCATAGTAAGTTATGGAATAATCTAGGAATTTTTATAAGGACCAATCAGATGTGTATATTtctcttggttttttttttttaatttatttttaatatgtaattatgaacaTTTTGTTTATTGAGCATGGATGCCTAATATCCCTTTGTTCTGTTTATGTGCATGTATTATGGATAGGCTTCTGGTTGTTtctgttttaaaatttaatctcttttcctttttcttttctgctAGTGTTTCTTCATCGGACCTTGTCTCAAAGTGGATGGGGGAAAGCGAAAAGCTAGTTTCAAACCTTTTTCAGATGGCTCGTGACAGTGCACCATCCATCATATTCATTGATGAAATAGATTCCTTGTGTGGACAGCGTGGTGAGGGCAATGAGAGTGAAGCATCAAGACGTATCAAAACTGAACTTTTGGTGCAGATGCAGGTATGTCAGCGTGGTGAAATTGCTAAGAAGAGTTTTAAAGTTTCTTTGCCAGAAgctattcaagaaattattttcctTTCCAAAATCTTATATATTTAGAAAGACTAAGTTTATATTGTTtagaaattatttaaatattatgcaAGATATTTTTTTTCCTGCTAGATTCTGCAGTATGCTAGCATCTTTATCCTAAAATTTTGAGAACCTCCATGATGGcgtgtttgtattttgatggtgCTCATGTCGCATTTACACCCATGCCAGATTGTGACACATAGCTATTGTTTCCTTCCAAGATTTTTAGCTtaatgaatgaattttttttaccTTGTTTATGTTTTAGGGCGTTGGAAATAATGATCAGAAAGTCCTAGTGCTTGCAGCAACAAATACTCCTTACGCGCTTGATCAGGTAAAGGGGAATAGGATGTTGTTAATGAGCATCCTTAGGGGGCACTCTTGTTAACATCTAATGCATTGAAAACGATAAATAAAGTTGTTCGTATTGAATTGGTAATGAATTCTTTTACTAATAAATTGTTCATATAGGCCATCCGCCGGCGTTTTGATAAGCGTATTTACATACCTCTTCCAGATTTGAAGGCTCGGCAACATATGTTCAAAGTACTTGACCTTTCCCTTAACATTGTCCTTCAAAATATTgtgaaaaaaagagagaagaaaatgCTTGTTTTTTTGTCTTTTTTCATAATAGAATCATTAAATCACTTTTGTTTCTTGACATGGCTGCCATGTTTTGGTAAAATAAATTATGACAGGTGCATCTGGGTGATACTCCCCACAACTTGACTGAAAATGATTTTGAAAGCTTAGCTCATCGGACGGATGGGTTTTCAGGGTCAGACATATCTGTTTGTGTAAGTGCAACAACTATATGGAACATTTGAATATTTTCTCTTCAtttatctttcttcttcttcattctaTGAGTTCTATCTTGGATGCGAGTTTTACTATGAAGGGCCAATACGGAGTAGGTCACTTTTGCACTTCTTTACTTGTCTCTGTCTTGACAGGTTAAGGATGTTCTTTTTGAACCTGTTCGTAAAACCCAAGATGCCATGTTTTTCTTCAAGACACCTGATGATATGTGGATGCCATGTGGACTAAAGCAACCAGGTGCTGTCCAAATTACTATGCAGGAATTGGCTGCCAAAGGACTTGCGGCACAGGTATGGAGTTGCTTGAGATAGAAAGTATTTGAGTATTAACCTTTGTGTTCCTATGCTTCTCATTGCTGTTGGAGATTCTCTTAATGTTGTGATTTTTGAAGTAATTAAATAGCTATTGGCTGATTAATGCCATTGCAGATTCTTCCACCTCCTATTTCAAGATCAGATTTTGACAAGGTGCTTGCAAGACAGAGGCCAACAGTGAGCAAAGCTGATCTTGAGGTCCATGAAAGATTTACAAATGAGTTCGGAGAGGAAGGTTGATAGATTTAATGTAACTTTTCACATTGATCTACACTAGTTGTAAGTGCAAacactgtattttatttataaCTTCTGGATCATCGAATGAATGTTTGACACAATCCGAATCTCCTGTTTATACAGTGTAAATAAGATTATAAGGAATTTGGCTTATAACGCATGAATATGATCTGTACCCTTTTTCTGCAATATAATTTTCTGGTTTTTGAAATGATCTGAATTTTGAGGTAAGCATTTGGAGTATTTACTGTACTACTTGCTGGCCTACCAGTTGGGTGTATGGGCTGGTTTGGAGTGGAAAGAGAGGTGAAAGTGTATACTTCTGAATGTGATTTATGAATGGCCTCtacttttcatattatttttggCTTTGATGCAGAATATTGAACTCTATGAACTCTCTTTACTTTATAAAATTGGTGCTTAATGGTTCTGAGTCACAACTCTTCAAGTTTCCCTCATCTTTTTTACTTGGTTTGGGTGTAATTTTCAATGTTCATAACCTGAAGATTGGTTCAATTCTTTTAATGACTGCTGTTTTtgggatccaaaaatcacatgAAGGGCATTGTTTTACATGCATAATACAACACATCTTTGGATGCcctaaaataaaagtgaaattTGATCATTTCATCAAGCAATATTGAAGCTTTACCTAATCAAATATAATCTATCATTTTCCTTTGAGGATGCCAAAATTTATAACTAGTGGACTTTACATCGTTTTTCAGTTCATGTGGTTGGATGATAGCAAGTCGATGCCCTAAATGAATGGTAAAACAAAAAATGGCTTGGAAAGAAAATAAAGGAATAAGCACTCAGGGAGGTCTATGTAGTATATTATTCAGGGTCTCAAAATAAATCGGGTAATTTAGTTCTTATTCTATTACAAAGTAAAAAGAACAGTTAACGATTTTCATTACTAAAttgttataagtaatttaatccATAGGAATAAATAAGGATAAGTGAATACAAATACAATTAAGAAaatatctaaaataaaataataaaaatattatataaaattctaaatattatgaaaattcagaaaaatagaaaaataaaagttaataaaCATTTCTAAATTCTAAATAAAGAAATTATAAGTACAAAAAAGTCTTTaaagattttttaattttattttttaaaataatttttgttattttgatgTTGTATAGATTTTCTAAGATTtgttttttttctcaaaattttggaattaattattaattatcattaaaattttagaatattttcTAAGTTATATGAATactatataatgttttattttaaaaagtttaagCAATTCTGCATTTACAAATTATTTTTTCACATTgcaattagtttttttttcttttgggcaCATTAAATTTTGTTAACAAAAATAATTTAGTCCACTTCAACTATATTTATTTgttcaattttaaatattataaagattaaattgaccCATTTATTTTGAGAAAGATTAAATACTTTCCGACCTACATTGATCTTCTAGGtatttaatctaaaaataaatccGAACTCCCTTAATTAGTCTGGTAGCTAAGGACTGTTCACCCTTATAACCCATCCAGGTCTGAACGTCCATGGGAGCAGTGGAAAACTCCCTTTGAATGTgattgttaaaaaaaaattaaaactcgaAGTCAAGTTTGGGATTCCTCCTTCAGTTGAAGTTTCCGTTGATGTAATTGCGAGGGCCTCGTTTACTTTAGTAATGAAGTGCAGGTATTGCATCTTAACAACATATCAGAGTGTCGGACATGGATATGCTATCATTGTCGAAAGAGTCTATGTGACAGAGGATGAAATCCTGATTTATACCAATGAAAACAATACATTCACAATTACTAAAAGTATCAACAATCAGGAAATAACAAAAGCACGAGAGCGACTCAAATGAATTGTCACTTGCCTCGTCAAACATGTTCACTGAATGCAAAATCAGGAACGCACGCAACCGTCACTTTGCCTCTGATAAATGTAAGCCTTACTGCTCAGCAACCATCACTCTACCATGGCAGACTCGTATGCATATAAATAGGGTTGAATTGCCATCCCTAGCACATGAGATATATGTTATATTTCTGCCCTTTGTTGCAGCTAGATGAATGGAGTAACACTTCGGAAGTTGCAAGCTGCAACGATAGTTGGTTACCAGTAATCACCACAAGAACAGCTACCTGCTTTGAAGTGGTGGAACCGGTTTGTATCCCTAACAACTATATCTCTTCCTTCAATCAGTGATATTAACTTAATAACAGTGTGACAGTCTCCGCATACTCTAAGGTTCTTAACGATCTGAAGTGCTGTTCTGGGAGGAGTAGCAATCAACCCGAAAGCAATAGCCAGTCTCTCACTGTGTTGAGACAGGATGGTTTCTTTATCTTCATCTGCAATGTCCTGAAGTACATGATCAGTATCAGGTTGATACCCCATGTCCTTCAGTCGCATTTTTAGCTCATCAAGTTTTGAATAAATTTGATATGACATGGGATGAGAATGATCAGAGGCCAAGAATGAGTGAGTCTTGTTCTTAACTTCAATCCAGCTGTAACCAGCCTCCTTTTTCACTTTTCTCTGGTCCATCAATTTCCTCACATTCCTTCTTTCGTGCCAATTTCCTGCAGCAGCATAAATATTGGAGAGCAGAACATATGCAGCTGAATCTTGTGGCTGAAGTGAAATAAGCTGTTCTGCAGCAAGTTTCCCGAGCTCTAAATTGCGATGAACACGGCTGGCAGCCAAGAGAGTTCGCCAGACAGTTGCACCAGCAGGGAACGGCATCATGTTAATGATATCCATGGCCTTGTCAAGCATGCCTGCTCGGCTATATAGATCAACCATGCAAGAATACAGCTGCATTGTTGGAGAAATACGGTGTTTTTCTATCATCACATTGAAGTACCTTTCACCTTCGTCCACTAATCCAGCATGACTACAGGCAGAAATGACACCAATAAATGTTATATCATCCatttccatgttttctcttcGCATTTCCTCAAATATCTCAAGAGCTTTCTTTGCATGACCATGCTGTGCATATCCAGAGATCATTGAGTTCCATGACGTGAGATCTCTTTCCTGCTGCCTCCTAAAAACTTGATATGCATTATCTATATTCCCTCTCTTAGCATACATGGTAATAAGAGCACTACAGACACATAAAGCATCACTTAATTTTGATTTGATTGACCATGCATGAAACTGCTTTCCCTGTTCGAACGGTGCTGTAGGTGATGCACAGGCATTTATAACACTCGAAAAGGTGAATTCATTAGGTTTAATCCCCTCCTTTACCAGCTGCATGAAAATATTGGTAGCTCCCTCAGAGTCTCCTATTTGAGCATAACCAGCTAGCATTGCAGACCATGCAACAATGTCCCTCTCATCAATTTGTTCGAAAGCTTTAGCAGCTTCCTCAATATTTCCCAGCTTAACATAAGCATCTAAAATAGCAGTTCCAACGGACGGCGACTTCTCATAATTAGCTTTGATTGCTTGTGCATGTATTTGGAAAGGAGAAACAGCTGGTTGAGCTGTAAGGATGGTAGAATAAGTAAAATCGTTTGGTTTAACACCTTCCTTGTTCATTAAACAAAAAAGTTTAACTGACTCTTGAATTTCACCGTTCTGCAGATGTCCACTGATCATGGCTGTCCAAGATACAACATTTTGAGCTTCATGCATTGTTGAGAACAACTTGAATGCATCGTTGATTTCGCTACACTTACTGTAAGCCACCATAAGTGCAGTTTTGATTTTAGGGTCGAAATTAAAACCATCTTTCAAAACTCGACAATGAAGCTGCCTTGTAAAACCCAATTCCTTACGATTAGCACATAACTTAATAAGAGGAATAAAAGTCATTTGAGTAAACTTAACACCAGCAAGCCTCATATCGTAAAATGTTTCGAGAGCTGCGAAATCAAGCCCATTTGTTACAAAACCAGAAATCATACAATTCCATGTCACAGCATTCTTGGTTGCCATACCATCAAAAACAAGTCTAGCATCTTTACCCATCCCTGACCTCAAATACATACTAATCAAAGAATTGGACACAAAAGTTACTGTCTTGAAACCCAACTTTACAATCAAACAATGAACTTGAACACCCTTCTCTACCATCCCTTCAGACGCCAAAGCTCCAAGAACAGCCGCAAAGGTATATGGATTGGGTTTTATCCCTTCCATTTGCATTGTCAGAAACAATTCTAAAACTTCCTCATTCATTCCATTCTGTGCATAGCCTCCAAGCAATGAAGTCCAAGAAACCACATTTCTTTCCCCCATATGATCAAAAACTCTCCTACCATCTTCCACATTCTCTGTTTTCATATACATATCTAAAAGAGAAGTCCCTACACTGACATCCTCAAGTAACCCAAGTTTCAAGCATTGGCAATGAACTTGTCTTCCAGCTATGACATTAAACAAACATCCACAGACCTTCAAAACACAGGATAAGGTCGATCCATCGACTGGTAAACCAAAACTATGAATACCCAAAAAGAGATTTAGAGCTTCCTTGTTGTTGTTATTGCGAGAGTAGTCAAAAAGCAAACCGTTGCATTGGGCAAGGTCTGGTTGAGGACTTTTTTCAAACAGGTGAGGAGTGTGCCGTAAAGAAGCAGATTCAACACAAAGCTTTGGAGGTTGAGGGATCGACGCATTGGTTTGGAAAACGGAGAGAAATTTGTGGAATGGGTTGTTGAGAGTTTTGAGGAGTTGTTTTGCTTGATTTCTCGTAAGAGAGAGGCTTGACGTCATGCTAACcgaggttttaattcaaaattgttaaaaacCATACTACTATACTATACTGCACATATAGAGCAAATTAGACCCTAACGCCAAAATCAAAAGACTAAAAGTGAGGTTTGAATGGTAGAATTCATGGAAGGGCATTGGAGTTTCCAATGTTTAATACAGAAGGAAAAAAGGCAAAGAGTGTCATCAACCtatttctttttaatatttatgttgtCTTTAATGTTGATACCTATGTTCGTTCTCTATTCAGAATTTATAGTCAAGCACTTGTTGATTAATGAGATTGTTTATAGTTTAGATACACTAACATATCATATTGTCCACTTGTCGTAACTTCAAAATTATATGCTTGAAAAAAAGGGATGAAAACGTAAATCTTCGTTCGGTTACTTAGTGTGacatagatataaaataaataataattagtacaaatttaaatttaaaactaaaatgatAAGTAAAAAttcttataaaaaaataatttctctttaaAATAAGCAAAAGAAAAAAAGTCATTATGTTTTTCCATAACAAGTCATGGGTGGCTAAAATATACTAAATGAAATTAGTGTACGTCAGCGTCTTAGCTTTAGGATAAAGCActgattaaatttttttatacaatatctgGGTTTTAATTAAATTCGATATTAAATTAGATCAAACTCTTAAATGAGAAGTAAAATTCTCTTTAAGGTTATTTAATTCTTCCACAATATTCTAATTCAAAACCTTATAAGAGACATCAAACTTCTTATCAATCAAGTCAACAATTacgtctaatatatatatatatatatatatatatatatatatatatatatgaaaacacAAGTTTAAAAAATTGTTGAACTGATGAGAATACCTTTACTTtccattatattattaaatttacgtttaaaataaaaatgttgaaataaaatagaaggtgtgataattatacatttaaaataattataatttaattgaaGTTGTGAAAGTTAttacatatttaaaaatattataatttaatttataattattagttaaaaatgttgtattaaatttaaaatagatcTCTAAgcataaaatattaaaagttttattataattataattataattataattattagttaaagATTTTTATGTAAAAAAGTTATGCTAATGTTATTGATGTAAATTGTAAAATAGAATTATTACTTAAATAAAATTCTAAAcatattaattatcacttaataaCATATTAGAATTAACTAGGTTAATCAactattattttgaataatgttATTTTACAATAATTACACAAAGTAAAACTATAATATAGGTTGAATATGTTAAAAATGCTTTAATTaagatttgaaaattttctattataatatttgaattgataagttaatatattttaaatatattcaataatttaaataagaaatatttttacattaattactacaattaaaatataatatttaaaaataaattaaatattaaagcataaaatcacatgtAATGCATGTGTCATTAGAAGCTAGTATATATAAAACATGAGTTTAAAAAACTTTTGAATCCACGAGAATACCctttattttctaccatattactaaattgaaatttaaaatatttataatttaatttagaatAATTAGTTATAACTCTATTAAAAATTAGTTGTGATAATTTATTGACCCTAAAATAAAGTTATAACTTGAATAAAAGCCTAATCTTAGTCATTATCAATAAGTCAAAATAACtgataattaaggttaaaatattatttttaaaaattctaaattatttttatttttataattaacttatttttattttcatatttattaacATAACAAAATAAAGTTATAACTTGAATAGAAGTCTAAGTATATAAATAGAGATTGATTTTATATCAATGTTAGAgttatatatcaattaaaatttaagtttagatATATAAATAGCATTATTTGTAAATAGCATCTAAGAGAATGGAAATTGATATCATTATTAAGTTAAAAATATCTCAAAAagaaatattagaataacaatgaCATCGAAGAgatatataatatcattttaattGATGATGACATTATATAATACATGAAGTTGTAAACGAATGAGAgggaattttaaaaagtaaaaagattTGTCATATAAgatttcaatatttaattttaatcatcatTATTACATGTTTTTATTGTTTTGATGTAAATATCTTTCATACTTATTatgaataattattataattgatGCATGTTTGATGAGTGTTCAATTGAACCATTTGAGACATAAATTCTAACAAATTCAATTAATGACTCTAATTAACCCTTTAAAAAATAATTCTTGACAAATTGaaagatgaaaaatgaaagaaaacaaaaataagaTGGATGATGAAAAGATTGTCCCTTTGAAGAATAAAGtttcaataaaaacaacaaaTGATGATGGAAAACTAATGTTCTATGGAACCCTTTGAAGAATGATCTTCAACAAATTTTACGAATGGCTTTAACCAACCCCCTAAGGTTAAACCCTAGTAAATTGGAGGATGACGAGTTCTCTCACTACTTCAAAACCAACAAGAAAACCTACTTTAGAAAAATAAACGAAAAGAGAAATGTCACAAAGAgaataaaacaaaaagagaaaACTCATAAAGAGAAATCTAACAAAGTGGAATAACTCAAAGAGTTGAAATTTGTTAATTAAGATCTATCTCTAATGAATAATGAAGATATCTTTATATATGTTAGCTAATTACATTAAGATAAAACTCAAAGTAATCTAAAGAAGAAGTAGTTTTAGtagaactaaactttcttgttcaCTAATAAACATAAAACCCTAAACAACTTTACATACTTaaaaatatcttataaaataataaaataataaaacctaatatatacaatattggactcatatataataaaaataagcctaAAATTGAACCCAATATAATTTAAACTCAAATTCAAGTCCAAAACTCGTAATTTCTCGTAATAATCCTGTCCAAAAATTTTGCTCACGCAATCTTCATTAAAACAATCATAACTTGAGCTCTCAATCTCAAAATCGAGTAATTCAAAGTGCGTTTCAAAGCTAAGAGAGAGTTGTTCAAATCCTATGTAGACATCTCAACCCATAACTGTCTGGATCCGATCCAAAAATTCATCGCAAGTTGACTAAtattttgagtttgaaaattgGCTGCTTAATTGaattgtttttaataaatttcactcCATCCGCATAtgtatcaattttttttaattttttaatttaatttaatattataatttacttTCTAATATAgttctaaaattttatataatttttaaaaatttatttattttaaatatcacttatattaaatatgttatatatattaaaaataaaagcgTTTATTCACTTGCAATACAAGTAAAAAAGAAATCTAATTATGTAAAAATCTCAAGTGGGCCAAATAATTTAACTTCAGAAAAACCCTATGTGCTACTGGAGTTAACCTTTTAACTAGTGTAAGGTGATCTAAAGATGGAAGGTAAAATTATAGTGTTGGTTTTAACTAGGTTTAAATTTagatttattttcaatattttctttTGGCATGATTTCATCCTTCAATTTATATGATATTAGTATTATttagtttaaacaattaattttgttaattgttctgatcaaaatattaaagtgatttttgaaaagaatTCACCCAAGcccccaaaaagaaaaaaaaatgatgagtcAGAAAgaagtatttttaaaaattaaaattaaaattttaatcaaaataattaaggtTATCACTATTTGAGCTAACTAATGATACTATAaaatttaggactaaattatattaaattaaaagatacagactaattatctataattttaaactttaaattgTAATTTATTGATCAGACGTTTGAATAAAATCTCAAATTCAAGAATAATGGATAAACTACTAAAACCATAATTAGGCCAAAAAGTGAACATGGTCTTTCGGCCCTTTATGTTGGGTTAAGTTTTGAATTCGTTCCTAAGCTCTCTAGTTACCAAGGCTCATTGAGCAATCAAGTTCCATCCATTAGCTATCTCAATAATatattttgacttttttttttcttataaacacaatAATTTTGACATCTTCATCACATAAGAATCAGCAATAGAGCTAACTAATGAAATTTACCAAGTGGATTTTTCCTCAAATGTTGAATAGAAATAATCTCCTATGATGTAATGatggtttgaaaaaaaaaaaaaaactcctatGACATAGAGCTATCAAAAGTTAGCCATATATTGACATCTTTATCAAAAATTGGTCCAGCTTCGTAAAATGTGGATGTGTCAGCATATCAAACTCTGGGTCCAATGATTAGGTGaatattaaaatgtgtttatttaaatttaattataaacttattaatataattttgtttAATATTTGATGATACAATTATTTGTTTACGAATAGGAAGGTTAAACTAAACTTGTTAAGGAAGAAAATGGTTAGTAGCTAGATTGGACCCCATTGACAATGAACTTTCAGAAAATATAAGTCCAAATATAATCAACCATAGCAAACAAAAcaagaaagggaaaaaaatcataaccaattttgaaagaaattgacTTAAAGAATGAGCTTGTTCAAGGCTCAATGGTTGAATATCGGTTACTTGATGTTTCGATAAACAAAATTGATTGGTTGTTTTGATAAACAATTTTGGGAGGCTTTGATAACAAGTAATGTATGGGGAGTTGGTAGAGGGGTGAATTAATGTTCTTGATTATGTCTCCAACAGGTTTTTAAGGGAGGTTTCCTATGCGTTCAAGTCAATTATATGCCTTTTCAGTGATTTACGAGTTGTTATTAGATGTTTTGCTGCGTCTTTTTAGGCAGGTTTGTGATTTGACCTAATGCAGCATTATTATACCatatgtgaataataaatgacaaCAATCTTGTAGAGTGAGGCACCCTACTCAAGTCTTTTTAGGTAGGTATGTGATTGTTGAGCGTGGAAACCAACAAAAATCTAGGAAATCTACTTAAATAAATTAGTTATAGTTACGAAAATTATTTAAAGCTTAAAAAGACTTGTGCAACAAAACATCTATCACAAAAAACCTACGTAAAGAGCAAATGTGAAACCCACCAACCAAAAAATTATTAGCAACCTataaatatgttatcgtttatggttaaatattatataaaaaaatataaaaattagaaaCAACAATATCCGTAAGTGcacgggtcaaattgtaatatagtttagtATAATAAAATACTTCAGAAGCATTTTGAGGATCATACTTAAGGGAGGATGGAATAAACTATGAAAGCCTTTTTACAATAATAAGCCTAAATAGCAGTACTTAATCCCTATATTACAATAAACCATAAAATAAGTTGaagagataaaaataaataaataacgaaaagaaataaatgaagaaaaatgaacAAACGAAATAAATCAATAAACCAATCAAGAAGATTAACTCGCTTCAGGGTTTGTAACTAACTCTAGATTAGGGTTTTAGGGTGGATTAGTTACCGATTAACCAATTATTAACTCCCGCCTCTAATTAACTAATCGATTGGTTGATACTTGCTTATCTCGCAACCTCACTTTCTCAACTAGGATAAATTACGATTTACTCGGTTCAACTTATCTTCCGACCTCGTCTAGCATATGATagcttcctagggttgtcaatcCTAGTAGTTTAAGCACGTAACTCATACCAACTAATCCATTTAAAAAACCCTAAATCCTCCACTAATCACATTATCATCCACTCGTTAATCTCCCCTAAGGGATTTAGCCAATCAtgttattcataatctcaatcttgattgaataaattatgtgaagaACATAATCAATTCAGAAAAGGAAAGAGATTGA belongs to Gossypium arboreum isolate Shixiya-1 chromosome 7, ASM2569848v2, whole genome shotgun sequence and includes:
- the LOC108458522 gene encoding protein SUPPRESSOR OF K(+) TRANSPORT GROWTH DEFECT 1-like, translating into MYSNFKEQAIEYVKQAVQEDNAGNYSKAFPLYMNALEYFKTHLKYEKNPKIREAITQKFTEYLRRAEEIRTVLDEGGPGPATNGGAAVATRPKSKPKDGSGGGEGGDGEDPDQAKLRAGLDSAIIREKPNIKWNDVAGLESAKQALQEAVILPVKFPQFFTGKRRPWRAFLLYGPPGTGKSYLAKAVATEADSTFFSVSSSDLVSKWMGESEKLVSNLFQMARDSAPSIIFIDEIDSLCGQRGEGNESEASRRIKTELLVQMQGVGNNDQKVLVLAATNTPYALDQAIRRRFDKRIYIPLPDLKARQHMFKVHLGDTPHNLTENDFESLAHRTDGFSGSDISVCVKDVLFEPVRKTQDAMFFFKTPDDMWMPCGLKQPGAVQITMQELAAKGLAAQILPPPISRSDFDKVLARQRPTVSKADLEVHERFTNEFGEEG
- the LOC108480885 gene encoding pentatricopeptide repeat-containing protein At2g27610 isoform X1 — translated: MTSSLSLTRNQAKQLLKTLNNPFHKFLSVFQTNASIPQPPKLCVESASLRHTPHLFEKSPQPDLAQCNGLLFDYSRNNNNKEALNLFLGIHSFGLPVDGSTLSCVLKVCGCLFNVIAGRQVHCQCLKLGLLEDVSVGTSLLDMYMKTENVEDGRRVFDHMGERNVVSWTSLLGGYAQNGMNEEVLELFLTMQMEGIKPNPYTFAAVLGALASEGMVEKGVQVHCLIVKLGFKTVTFVSNSLISMYLRSGMGKDARLVFDGMATKNAVTWNCMISGFVTNGLDFAALETFYDMRLAGVKFTQMTFIPLIKLCANRKELGFTRQLHCRVLKDGFNFDPKIKTALMVAYSKCSEINDAFKLFSTMHEAQNVVSWTAMISGHLQNGEIQESVKLFCLMNKEGVKPNDFTYSTILTAQPAVSPFQIHAQAIKANYEKSPSVGTAILDAYVKLGNIEEAAKAFEQIDERDIVAWSAMLAGYAQIGDSEGATNIFMQLVKEGIKPNEFTFSSVINACASPTAPFEQGKQFHAWSIKSKLSDALCVCSALITMYAKRGNIDNAYQVFRRQQERDLTSWNSMISGYAQHGHAKKALEIFEEMRRENMEMDDITFIGVISACSHAGLVDEGERYFNVMIEKHRISPTMQLYSCMVDLYSRAGMLDKAMDIINMMPFPAGATVWRTLLAASRVHRNLELGKLAAEQLISLQPQDSAAYVLLSNIYAAAGNWHERRNVRKLMDQRKVKKEAGYSWIEVKNKTHSFLASDHSHPMSYQIYSKLDELKMRLKDMGYQPDTDHVLQDIADEDKETILSQHSERLAIAFGLIATPPRTALQIVKNLRVCGDCHTVIKLISLIEGRDIVVRDTNRFHHFKAGMAIQPYLYAYESAMVE
- the LOC108480885 gene encoding pentatricopeptide repeat-containing protein At2g27610 isoform X2, encoding MTSSLSLTRNQAKQLLKTLNNPFHKFLSVFQTNASIPQPPKLCVESASLRHTPHLFEKSPQPDLAQCNGLLFDYSRNNNNKEALNLFLGIHSFGLPVDGSTLSCVLKVCGCLFNVIAGRQVHCQCLKLGLLEDVSVGTSLLDMYMKTENVEDGRRVFDHMGERNVVSWTSLLGGYAQNGMNEEVLELFLTMQMEGIKPNPYTFAAVLGALASEGMVEKGVQVHCLIVKLGFKTVTFVSNSLISMYLRSGMGKDARLVFDGMATKNAVTWNCMISGFVTNGLDFAALETFYDMRLAGVKFTQMTFIPLIKLCANRKELGFTRQLHCRVLKDGFNFDPKIKTALMVAYSKCSEINDAFKLFSTMHEAQNVVSWTAMISGHLQNGEIQESVKLFCLMNKEGVKPNDFTYSTILTAQPAVSPFQIHAQAIKANYEKSPSVGTAILDAYVKLGNIEEAAKAFEQIDERDIVAWSAMLAGYAQIGDSEGATNIFMQLVKEGIKPNEFTFSSVINACASPTAPFEQGKQFHAWSIKSKLSDALCVCSALITMYAKRGNIDNAYQVFRRQQERDLTSWNSMISGYAQHGHAKKALEIFEEMRRENMEMDDITFIGVISACSHAGLVDEGERYFNVMIEKHRISPTMQLYSCMVDLYSRAGMLDKAMDIINMMPFPAGATVWRTLLAASRVHRNLELGKLAAEQLISLQPQDSAAYVLLSNIYAAAGNWHERRNVRKLMDQRKVKKEAGYSWIEVKNKTHSFLASDHSHPMSYQIYSKLDELKMRLKDMGYQPDTDHVLQDIADEDKETILSQHSERLAIAFGLIATPPRTALQIVKNLRVCGDCHTVIKLISLIEGRDIVVRDTNRFHHFKAGSCSCGDYW